Proteins from a single region of Chryseobacterium sp. W4I1:
- a CDS encoding CPBP family intramembrane glutamic endopeptidase, translating into MSVNGKYAVGILLTFVLLAAAMLYAFPVIYSITGIKAFTSLNFFYTRIALWTVLLLVFLYNFCIEKNDFLMWKEKNYPVFFYIKAVIAMYLICAFGSAFLNLIIQLLTQEGMSRKLVQIASVFRNNYLLIIFTCFTAGAVEELLMRGYVQPRIEKIYNNSYLGIFVSAALFGILHSTYGTIGQVIIPFFIGTVFALFYKKYSNIKILIICHFMYDFVSMMIMNFIDIKHLSVF; encoded by the coding sequence ATGAGTGTGAACGGAAAATATGCAGTAGGAATTCTTTTAACCTTTGTGCTTCTGGCTGCAGCAATGCTGTATGCTTTCCCTGTTATTTATTCCATTACGGGAATAAAAGCATTTACATCTCTTAATTTCTTTTATACAAGGATTGCACTCTGGACTGTTCTTCTTTTGGTTTTTCTATATAATTTTTGCATAGAGAAAAATGATTTCCTAATGTGGAAAGAGAAGAATTATCCTGTATTTTTCTATATAAAAGCAGTGATTGCAATGTATCTGATCTGTGCTTTCGGCAGTGCTTTCCTGAATTTAATTATACAGCTTTTAACTCAGGAAGGGATGAGCAGAAAACTGGTTCAGATTGCATCTGTTTTCAGGAATAATTATTTATTGATTATTTTTACCTGCTTTACGGCGGGTGCTGTGGAAGAGCTTCTGATGCGCGGATATGTTCAGCCAAGAATTGAAAAAATATATAATAACTCCTATCTGGGCATATTTGTTTCTGCTGCGTTATTTGGGATTCTCCACAGTACTTACGGAACAATTGGACAGGTAATTATCCCTTTCTTTATCGGAACCGTTTTTGCTTTGTTTTATAAAAAATATTCAAATATTAAGATTCTGATCATCTGTCACTTTATGTATGACTTTGTTTCGATGATGATTATGAATTTTATTGACATTAAACATTTATCTGTATTCTAA
- the yaaA gene encoding peroxide stress protein YaaA, whose protein sequence is MKIITSPAKLMNVENSTDLLRSTTPKFIEEAAFIQSFLKHKSPKYLSELMEISPKLADENWERNQKWKDKPTAKESAPAMFAFTGEVYRGLDAKTLDKNAIDYLQKNYRMLSGLYGLLKPSDKVMLYRLEMGRHFEFDQYKNLYEFWREKITEQLNSEMKKGEVLLHLASNEYGKVIDRKKLNHKVIDFDFYELKEGKLKTIVVYTKHARGLMVRFCAETNAKTLNDVKVFNYEGYLIDEEKSTDTKLVFTR, encoded by the coding sequence ATGAAAATTATAACTTCTCCAGCGAAACTGATGAACGTTGAAAATTCAACAGACCTACTGAGATCCACCACTCCTAAATTCATCGAAGAAGCTGCATTTATACAGTCTTTTTTAAAGCATAAATCACCTAAATACCTTTCCGAGTTAATGGAAATTTCTCCCAAACTAGCCGATGAAAACTGGGAGAGAAATCAAAAATGGAAAGATAAGCCCACAGCAAAAGAGTCCGCTCCTGCAATGTTTGCTTTTACCGGTGAAGTATACAGAGGACTAGATGCTAAAACTCTTGATAAGAATGCCATCGATTATCTGCAGAAAAATTACAGGATGCTTTCGGGGCTTTACGGGCTGCTGAAACCATCTGACAAGGTGATGCTTTACAGATTGGAAATGGGACGTCATTTTGAATTTGATCAGTATAAGAATCTATATGAATTCTGGAGAGAAAAGATCACGGAACAGCTGAATTCTGAAATGAAAAAAGGCGAGGTCCTGCTTCATCTGGCCAGCAACGAGTACGGAAAAGTAATTGACAGGAAAAAACTAAATCATAAAGTGATAGATTTCGACTTTTATGAACTGAAAGAAGGGAAGCTTAAAACAATTGTAGTTTACACCAAACATGCTAGAGGTCTCATGGTCAGGTTCTGCGCAGAAACTAATGCAAAGACCTTAAATGACGTAAAGGTATTTAACTATGAAGGTTACTTGATTGATGAAGAAAAGTCTACAGATACAAAACTGGTTTTCACAAGATAA
- the prmC gene encoding peptide chain release factor N(5)-glutamine methyltransferase, whose product MTISAFKKYFKTELSGSYSESESTFLYSVFIQKIVGLDAFHQRKLSHQELLIDDEKQLTHAVSELKTGRPYQQILGETEFYGMVFFVDEHVLIPRPETEELLEMAIREIRSLNPEKRGLKILDIGTGSGVIPLVLKKYFPNADISSIDFSEKALKTAKRNAEHHQLNINFIHGDYLNLKLSENYDIIISNPPYIGIEEEIEIADSVKEFEPKMALFSPVQDALIFYRKIAEDSKDHLNDNGFLFLEINQKLGPETLALYTEHFFEAQLIKDLSENDRFIFGKK is encoded by the coding sequence ATGACAATATCAGCATTCAAAAAATATTTCAAAACAGAGCTTTCCGGATCTTATAGTGAATCGGAAAGCACGTTTTTATATTCTGTTTTTATACAGAAGATTGTAGGTCTCGATGCTTTTCATCAGAGAAAACTTTCTCATCAGGAACTTCTTATTGATGATGAAAAACAACTGACCCATGCAGTATCTGAATTAAAAACAGGCAGACCTTATCAGCAAATCCTTGGAGAAACGGAGTTTTACGGAATGGTATTTTTCGTGGATGAACATGTTTTGATTCCACGTCCTGAAACAGAAGAGCTTCTGGAGATGGCGATCCGTGAAATCCGGAGTTTAAATCCTGAAAAGAGAGGTTTAAAAATCCTGGATATCGGAACCGGAAGCGGAGTCATCCCTTTAGTGCTGAAAAAATATTTCCCCAATGCAGACATTTCATCCATTGATTTTTCTGAAAAAGCACTGAAAACGGCTAAAAGAAATGCTGAACATCATCAGCTGAATATCAATTTCATTCATGGTGATTATCTTAATTTAAAATTAAGTGAAAACTACGATATCATTATTTCTAATCCTCCTTACATTGGAATTGAAGAGGAAATTGAGATTGCTGATTCTGTGAAGGAATTTGAACCGAAAATGGCACTTTTCTCCCCTGTTCAGGATGCACTGATTTTTTACCGTAAAATTGCAGAAGATTCCAAAGATCATCTGAATGATAACGGCTTTTTATTTTTGGAAATCAATCAAAAGCTAGGCCCTGAAACTCTTGCATTGTACACTGAACATTTCTTCGAGGCTCAACTGATCAAGGATCTGTCAGAAAATGACCGTTTTATTTTTGGAAAGAAATAG
- a CDS encoding DUF4180 domain-containing protein — translation MEIVTHLIDTIKIAEVISDEMIIHTTEDSLDLLGNIYYQGFDKVIIYEKNITPEFFDLKTKIAGDILQKFSNYRVSLAIVGDFEKYESKSIRDFIFESNNTKHVNFVNTLEDALKRLGN, via the coding sequence ATGGAAATTGTTACGCATCTTATCGATACCATTAAAATTGCTGAAGTTATCAGTGATGAAATGATCATCCATACTACTGAAGACAGCCTGGATCTTCTTGGAAATATTTATTATCAGGGCTTTGATAAGGTAATTATCTATGAAAAGAATATAACTCCTGAATTCTTTGATCTGAAAACAAAAATAGCCGGCGATATTCTGCAGAAGTTCTCCAATTACCGTGTAAGTCTTGCCATTGTGGGTGATTTTGAAAAATATGAAAGTAAAAGTATCCGGGATTTTATTTTTGAAAGCAATAACACAAAACATGTCAACTTCGTTAATACCCTGGAAGATGCTTTAAAAAGACTTGGAAACTGA
- a CDS encoding NAD-dependent epimerase/dehydratase family protein — translation MKKVFVTGATGLLGTNTIIKLLQYDYFVIALVRKKSSWMGEENENLKLIEGDLFSDISKDLQDVEAVIHIAAETSQDLLHYEDYKKINYNATVHLFGQAAAAGADKFLFVSTANTLGYGSSEELGNETTAQLYPFTHSYYAQSKLETENYLLRQNTKTKVIIVNPTFMIGAYDSKPSSGKIIFWAWKKHLIFYPKGGKNFVHVKDAAEGIMKALDKRKKWRKIPVGQRKPFL, via the coding sequence ATGAAAAAAGTTTTCGTGACCGGAGCTACAGGGCTTCTAGGTACCAACACCATTATTAAATTACTACAATATGATTATTTTGTTATTGCTCTGGTGCGCAAGAAAAGCAGCTGGATGGGTGAAGAAAATGAAAACCTCAAACTCATAGAAGGAGATCTTTTTTCTGATATTTCAAAAGATTTGCAGGATGTGGAAGCAGTTATTCATATAGCGGCAGAAACCAGCCAGGATCTGTTGCATTATGAAGATTATAAAAAGATCAATTATAATGCTACAGTTCATTTGTTTGGGCAAGCTGCTGCGGCCGGAGCAGATAAGTTTCTGTTTGTCAGTACAGCCAATACTTTAGGCTATGGAAGTTCAGAAGAACTCGGAAACGAAACAACGGCTCAGCTTTACCCATTCACTCATTCTTATTATGCACAAAGCAAACTGGAAACAGAGAATTACCTTCTTCGGCAGAACACGAAAACAAAAGTTATCATTGTGAATCCTACTTTTATGATAGGAGCTTACGACAGTAAGCCGAGTTCAGGAAAGATCATCTTCTGGGCTTGGAAAAAGCATCTGATTTTCTATCCTAAAGGCGGAAAAAATTTTGTTCACGTTAAAGATGCCGCTGAAGGTATAATGAAGGCTCTTGATAAGAGGAAGAAATGGAGAAAAATACCTGTTGGCCAACGAAAACCTTTCTTATAA
- a CDS encoding SDR family oxidoreductase: MNTKESYAVVTGASQGLGKAFAENLASKNINVVLVSLPGQYLKELAQRLEETYPIKAHYYEVDLSVNENVMKLTEWLNQSFDIHILINNAGLGGTKKFVDASPAYINTILQVNVAATSLITHQLLPNLLRQPKAYILNVSSMAAFSPIGFKTVYPASKTFIHSFSRGLHEELKDTNVFVSVVNPGAMKTNMDVCKRIEKQGFLGKLTLLDPNKVADYCIRQLFRKDSVIMVNPISWLFMKILPIWIKLPLMTSAIKKEIEA; the protein is encoded by the coding sequence ATGAATACGAAAGAATCATATGCAGTAGTCACAGGAGCGAGTCAGGGACTGGGAAAAGCATTTGCTGAAAACCTGGCAAGTAAAAATATTAATGTGGTGCTGGTAAGTCTTCCGGGCCAGTATTTAAAAGAACTGGCTCAACGGCTTGAGGAAACCTATCCAATCAAAGCCCATTACTATGAAGTAGACCTTTCCGTGAATGAAAATGTAATGAAACTTACAGAGTGGCTAAACCAGTCCTTTGACATTCATATTCTCATTAATAATGCAGGGCTGGGAGGAACTAAAAAATTTGTAGATGCATCACCGGCTTATATCAACACCATTTTACAGGTGAATGTTGCTGCAACCTCACTCATCACCCATCAGCTACTTCCCAATCTTTTAAGACAACCCAAAGCTTACATTTTAAATGTTTCCAGTATGGCTGCTTTTTCACCAATCGGTTTCAAAACAGTATATCCCGCTTCCAAAACATTTATTCATTCCTTCTCAAGAGGACTTCACGAAGAGCTGAAAGATACCAATGTGTTTGTAAGCGTTGTGAATCCCGGTGCGATGAAAACGAATATGGATGTCTGTAAACGGATTGAAAAACAAGGGTTTTTGGGGAAGCTTACCCTTCTGGATCCCAATAAAGTAGCAGACTACTGCATCAGGCAACTTTTCAGGAAAGATTCCGTTATCATGGTGAATCCCATCAGCTGGCTGTTCATGAAGATCCTTCCGATATGGATCAAGCTGCCGCTGATGACCAGTGCCATAAAAAAAGAAATTGAAGCATGA
- a CDS encoding AraC family transcriptional regulator → MNTSELNRFIVVLIYGSLVLLSLLKLSNPLRVNRKANFWFGIFLFLWSSFWMDEALTMVKDSPVEIHSIIVVQMIQFLTPIMFYFSVLFYTNPSFKFKISDLKYLILPLIFCINIMLQRFGGFEDHNIFSYVFIGLILFQALFYTGLSYLTIRKHKKKIQQFSANTEGINLNWLEYITIIIFIINIVYLVYNLSYDSTALNFFINGAFLLVIYFVGYYSLKQKEIYPVAEKQLEELISISEDPETEEVKKKLISDEELIKIKKHLEEIMVIQKPYLDSELNLIRLSELLAISTHHLSYVINTGFKKNFFQYINEYRIHYAKKLLKDPQSKLSILGIAYESGFNSKTSFNTTFKKLTDQTPSEYKNGSGL, encoded by the coding sequence ATGAACACATCAGAATTAAACCGCTTCATCGTTGTATTAATTTATGGTTCATTGGTTTTGCTTTCTTTACTGAAACTATCCAACCCCTTGAGGGTAAACAGAAAAGCCAACTTTTGGTTCGGGATATTCCTGTTTTTATGGTCGAGTTTCTGGATGGATGAGGCTCTTACCATGGTAAAAGACAGTCCCGTAGAGATTCATTCCATAATCGTTGTACAGATGATCCAGTTTCTCACGCCGATCATGTTCTATTTCAGTGTGCTATTCTATACCAACCCCTCCTTTAAATTCAAAATTTCAGACCTCAAATACCTGATACTGCCTCTTATCTTTTGCATCAATATTATGCTGCAGCGTTTCGGAGGTTTTGAAGACCATAATATTTTTAGTTATGTTTTTATTGGTCTAATTCTTTTTCAGGCTTTATTTTATACCGGACTTTCATACCTTACTATTCGGAAGCACAAAAAAAAGATCCAGCAGTTTTCAGCCAATACAGAAGGTATTAATCTGAACTGGCTCGAATATATCACAATAATTATTTTTATCATCAATATTGTCTATCTGGTCTACAATTTATCCTATGATTCCACTGCCTTGAATTTCTTTATTAATGGAGCTTTTCTGCTGGTCATTTATTTTGTAGGCTATTATTCTTTAAAACAAAAAGAAATTTATCCTGTAGCAGAAAAACAGCTTGAGGAATTAATTTCTATCAGTGAAGACCCTGAAACGGAAGAAGTAAAAAAGAAACTGATTTCTGACGAAGAATTAATAAAGATCAAAAAACATCTGGAAGAGATTATGGTAATACAAAAACCTTATCTTGATAGTGAACTTAATCTGATCCGCCTTTCCGAGCTCTTGGCTATTTCTACCCATCATCTTTCCTATGTAATCAATACCGGATTTAAAAAGAACTTTTTTCAGTATATTAATGAATACAGGATTCATTATGCAAAGAAACTTCTCAAAGATCCTCAAAGTAAATTATCAATTTTGGGAATTGCCTACGAGTCAGGGTTCAATTCCAAGACTTCTTTCAACACCACCTTTAAAAAACTCACTGATCAGACTCCTTCCGAGTATAAAAATGGTTCGGGTTTATAA
- a CDS encoding rhomboid family intramembrane serine protease produces the protein MNILILFIIITAIISFVAFNNPGITEKYKFNVGAILHRKEYIRLLSAGFLHADIMHLVFNMLTLYFFGPIVIQTFGNIGFAIVYLGSILLGNFLSLYIYQKQPWYSAVGASGGVSGILFASIAMIPDIGIYIFFIPIPVPGYLFGLLYFGYSVYMMLNPRPHDNIGHAAHLGGAFLGLIYAVVSAPDTAMHNALYLGIMSLPLIYLGYEIFVRKRIG, from the coding sequence ATGAATATTCTTATCTTATTTATTATCATTACAGCCATTATCAGCTTTGTTGCATTCAACAATCCTGGTATTACTGAAAAATATAAATTCAATGTGGGTGCAATCCTGCATAGAAAAGAGTACATCCGTCTGCTTTCAGCAGGATTTCTGCATGCTGATATCATGCACCTGGTATTTAATATGCTGACCTTGTATTTCTTTGGACCCATTGTCATCCAGACTTTTGGAAATATAGGCTTTGCGATCGTATATCTTGGATCCATACTGTTAGGAAATTTCCTTTCATTGTATATTTATCAGAAACAGCCTTGGTATTCTGCGGTGGGAGCGAGTGGTGGCGTTTCAGGGATATTGTTTGCATCCATAGCGATGATTCCTGATATTGGCATTTACATCTTTTTTATTCCGATTCCCGTTCCCGGATATCTTTTTGGGCTTCTGTATTTTGGATATTCTGTATACATGATGCTGAATCCCAGGCCACATGATAATATCGGGCATGCCGCCCATCTTGGAGGAGCCTTTCTCGGACTGATTTATGCTGTTGTTTCCGCTCCGGATACGGCAATGCATAATGCGCTGTATCTGGGAATTATGTCCCTCCCTTTGATCTATCTGGGCTACGAAATTTTTGTCAGGAAAAGAATAGGATAA
- a CDS encoding DNA gyrase/topoisomerase IV subunit A — MTTEENSHEGESLKKVSGLYKDWFLDYASYVILDRAIPSVYDGLKPVQRRIMHSMRELEDGRYNKVANIVGNTMKYHPHGDASITDAMVQIGQKELLIDTQGNWGNIYTGDSAAAARYIEARLTPFALEVVFNPKTTEWAKSYDGRNNEPIDLPVKFPLLLAQGVEGIGVGLSTKILPHNFNELINASVAHLKGKKFELFPDFMTAGYLDVSEYNDGQRGGKVRARAKITHTDKHLLVISELPFSKTTSDLIDSILKANERGKIKIKKIEDNTSDKVEILVHLHNDVSPDKTIDALYAFTDCQVTISPNACVIVGDKPMFMNVSDILKMNTEHTVSLLKKELEIELKELQENWHFSSLERIFIENRIYHDIEEVKSWEEVLKTIDKGLKPHTGHLLRAVTEEDILKLTEIRIKRISRFDLDKFKENIASLEGKIEQVKHNLANLIAYAIDYYLNIQKKYGKDKQRKTELRIFDTIDATKVAVANEKFYANFEEGFIGTSLKKDQYLFDCSDIDDIIIFRKDGTMKVVKVDAKTFVGKDLLSVAIWKKNDKRTVYNMIYREGRDGPYYMKRFSVTAVTRNTDYPLASDKKGSEVLYFSANPNGEAETVTVLLKPNPRIRKNKMEIDFSDLAIKGRDSKGNLVTKYSVKKVDMKEEGVSTLAPRKIWFDDTVRRLNADGRGTLLGHFKGDDRILTINTNGEVKLVSFDLGNRFDDEYLVLEKWKPQQPVTCIYYDGEKDMYFIKRFLLENTVNVQTFMPSEHPKSFIENVIVANDASAEIIFAKDKGKDRDPETINIDEFITVKGIKAIGNQFTKFKVKAINITVPEPVEEEPEVYEEPETGDGIVDDDRTVIGDLFENGEPEN; from the coding sequence ATGACGACAGAAGAAAACTCGCACGAAGGGGAGAGCTTGAAAAAAGTCTCGGGACTTTATAAAGACTGGTTTCTGGACTATGCTTCCTATGTAATTCTGGATAGAGCGATTCCTTCCGTCTATGATGGGCTTAAGCCTGTTCAGAGAAGGATCATGCACTCTATGCGGGAGCTGGAGGATGGCCGTTACAACAAAGTAGCCAATATTGTAGGAAATACCATGAAGTATCACCCTCACGGAGATGCTTCTATTACGGATGCCATGGTACAGATCGGGCAAAAAGAACTCCTGATAGATACCCAGGGAAACTGGGGAAATATCTATACCGGTGATTCAGCGGCGGCGGCAAGGTATATTGAAGCCAGACTGACCCCTTTTGCATTGGAAGTGGTATTTAATCCAAAAACTACGGAATGGGCCAAATCCTACGATGGAAGAAATAACGAACCTATTGATCTTCCTGTAAAATTTCCGTTGCTTCTGGCACAAGGTGTGGAAGGAATTGGAGTAGGGCTTTCTACAAAAATTCTTCCCCATAATTTTAATGAACTGATCAATGCGTCTGTTGCTCATTTAAAGGGAAAGAAGTTTGAGCTGTTTCCAGACTTTATGACCGCTGGATATCTGGATGTTTCCGAATATAATGACGGTCAAAGAGGAGGTAAAGTAAGGGCAAGAGCTAAAATTACCCATACCGACAAACACCTGTTGGTGATCTCTGAACTTCCTTTCTCAAAAACAACCAGCGACCTCATCGATTCTATCCTGAAGGCCAATGAAAGAGGAAAGATCAAGATCAAAAAGATAGAGGATAATACTTCCGATAAGGTAGAAATCCTTGTTCATCTCCATAACGATGTATCCCCGGACAAAACCATTGATGCATTGTATGCATTCACAGACTGCCAGGTGACAATTTCGCCAAATGCATGTGTCATTGTAGGAGATAAACCAATGTTCATGAATGTTTCAGATATTCTGAAAATGAATACGGAACATACTGTTTCCCTGCTTAAAAAAGAACTGGAAATAGAACTTAAAGAGCTTCAGGAAAACTGGCATTTCTCCTCACTGGAAAGAATTTTTATCGAAAACAGGATTTATCACGATATTGAAGAGGTGAAGAGCTGGGAAGAAGTACTGAAAACCATTGATAAAGGTTTGAAACCTCATACCGGACACCTTTTAAGAGCAGTAACGGAAGAGGATATTCTCAAACTTACAGAGATCAGGATCAAGAGAATTTCAAGATTCGATTTAGATAAATTTAAAGAAAATATAGCCTCTCTTGAAGGCAAAATAGAGCAGGTAAAACACAACCTTGCCAACTTGATTGCTTATGCGATTGATTATTATTTAAACATTCAGAAGAAATACGGAAAAGACAAACAGAGAAAGACTGAGCTTAGGATTTTTGATACCATTGATGCAACGAAAGTAGCGGTAGCCAATGAAAAGTTCTATGCCAATTTTGAAGAAGGTTTTATCGGAACATCGCTGAAAAAAGACCAGTACCTGTTTGACTGTTCAGATATTGATGATATCATTATCTTCAGAAAAGACGGCACCATGAAAGTGGTTAAGGTAGATGCCAAAACATTCGTCGGAAAAGATCTTCTGAGCGTTGCCATCTGGAAGAAGAATGACAAAAGAACGGTCTACAATATGATCTACCGTGAGGGCAGGGACGGACCTTATTACATGAAACGTTTTTCTGTAACGGCAGTCACAAGAAATACAGATTATCCTTTAGCTTCTGATAAAAAAGGTTCTGAAGTACTCTATTTCTCTGCCAATCCTAATGGTGAAGCAGAAACAGTAACCGTTCTTCTAAAACCGAATCCAAGAATCAGGAAAAATAAAATGGAAATCGATTTCTCTGACCTGGCAATCAAAGGAAGAGATTCCAAAGGAAATCTGGTGACCAAATACTCTGTGAAAAAGGTGGATATGAAAGAAGAAGGGGTTTCTACACTGGCTCCAAGGAAAATCTGGTTTGATGATACAGTAAGAAGACTCAATGCCGATGGCAGAGGAACCCTGTTAGGGCACTTTAAAGGGGACGACAGAATTCTTACCATCAATACGAATGGTGAAGTAAAGTTGGTTTCTTTTGACCTGGGCAATCGGTTTGATGATGAATACTTGGTTCTGGAGAAATGGAAACCACAACAGCCCGTAACCTGTATTTATTACGACGGTGAAAAAGATATGTATTTTATCAAGAGATTCCTGCTGGAAAATACGGTGAATGTACAGACCTTTATGCCATCGGAACATCCTAAATCATTCATTGAAAATGTAATCGTTGCTAATGATGCTTCGGCAGAGATTATTTTTGCTAAAGATAAAGGCAAAGACCGTGATCCTGAAACCATTAATATTGATGAATTTATTACGGTAAAAGGAATAAAAGCAATAGGAAACCAGTTTACAAAATTTAAAGTAAAAGCCATCAATATTACGGTTCCTGAACCTGTAGAAGAAGAGCCGGAAGTATATGAAGAACCGGAAACCGGAGACGGCATTGTAGATGATGACCGAACGGTAATCGGAGACCTGTTTGAAAACGGGGAACCAGAAAATTAA